AAGGTGACCGCGCCCAGGGACATGACGGGGGCCTGGTTTAGGACTCGGCTCTGCAGACAGAAACCGTCCCCTGTCTCCCAGACCCGGTTCCCTCACCTCTAAAACGCAGGATAATGTGGCCCAGCAGAGGGTGGTTCTGAGTATGAACATGGAAACACACGAAAGTGTATTCATGAGTCTGTAGCTGTAACTAACACTCGGGTTTGGGTAACAAAAATCAGAGAAAGTTAGAACTGTGCTTCACTAATACACAGAAGCCAGTGTGGAATCAAAGCACATGTTTGTGATCACAACACCTAATTCTCAGTTTCTGCTGTTAACCCAGCTAATGTGCTGCTGGGAGAGGCTTGATTAAatgaagggaaaaacaaaaccaaaatcagtGAATCCCTCACTTATTTGTGAACCAGGGTTCTGATGTGGGGTCAACTGAGAGCTAGGTCTGAGTGTGACGGGGAAGGAGACACATCTATATTTATGGCTCTGGCTGCAATGCAGCATTTCCACGGAATGTGAATgtagacaaaaaccactacagtgtcAGCAGGACGTGTGAGTCTGTTCCTAGTGCGACTCACAGATCTTTTACATCACACTAGGGTGTTCTGCAGATGCCTCAGAATACTACCAACAGCTATCACTACACTGAGATTCCAGAAAGTATGAATTCTGCTGCCAGGTCTTACTATCTAAGGTGCTAATGAGGAAGAACATACACTACAAACCACAAGTTTGTCTTCTGTAATGTTAGGTAAATATATTGCAATATAACAGTTTCCTCTATAAACTTATGCATTCATATTAAGCACTAAAAGCAAGATTTCAGGAAGGGGTCCAAGGCCATAAGGGTTAAGGACCCTGAAATGGACCCCTCTGTGTTGGGGCTAGGGAACAGACAGCTGATGACAATGGGAGGGGAGGATGCACCCGTGCGGAAGACCAAGTCAGAcgccccccttcccaccccctcaACCCCGCCATGctcccagtctgcccacagccagcaTTAACAACACCCCAAATACCCACACCCACGGCTACCAGGATCCCTCAGGTGCAGAGAAGCACCTTCGGCTGGATTTGTTACCAAACTCCCAGCCCTACCTCAAAGGTAAGAAGCGGGTCCTGTAGAGGATTGCTCCAAGGGTCCACTGAACCTCCTTGTCATAAACTTGCAAGGCCGTCTTTAAACTTCTGTAGTTGACGGGAAACGAGAAGCCACTGTGGAACACCTCGAACATCCAGGCGGACTTGAAGCACTGATACCTACAAGTGGCACAGACGTGAAGGGGACTGAGTCGCTGGTCCAGATGCCCCCGTGTGGCCGGTCTCGCCCTCTGTGACCGACGCGGGCGCTGGGGCTGCATGTGGCTGGTGCTCTGAGGGCTGGATCAGCATCTCCAGCTGATTCGCTTGGTTTACACCCCTTGTCCCACATCTTTCACATGTCAAATCGATTTGCCCATGAAACCTGATCTCTACATAATACGTGGTGGCCATGAGAGGTTTTTCCCCTTGGGCTTTCCATCATTTAACGCCTCTCTGAATAAATACTGAACAAGAGTGACCTtctttgaacttcagtttcttttttatataatgaGAACATGGGAGGGTCCTTTCTGGCTCTGATAGTCtataatgttaaatatttatcagAGGCTTGCTTTTTGCAAAGTGCTGGGCTAAGCAAGTAATATGATATCATTATAAATAATAACACAGCCACTGTGGTTAagcaaaggatttttaaaaagcaacaaatacctataaaacaaaacagaatatgataaaaatgtgCCAGAGACACAATGAGGGCTCTGGAGATTCGGAGAGAGGGACCGAGCCTGGCTGAGTGGACAGAGGAAAACAGCTCTGACCTCTGGGCAGTGCATCAATGGCAAAAGATGCACAGGAGAATCCCAGCTGGAAGGAAGACCAAAACGGAGCCCAAGACTGCGAGACATGTTTGGGTGAGTCTTTGCCATCCATCTGAAAGGACCCCGGGCAGATGCGGAAGAGCAGGGACCAGTGAGGATGCAAAGGCAGAGTGGGGCCAAGACCGGACACAGAGTTTCTTCAACGTACCCTGGGCTCTCTGTCCATGACTTACTTGAGCCTGTGGAGGTCGGCGTGAGAGGCATACAGTCCTCGGTCAAAGCGTTCCCGCAGGATCGACCACTTCGTGGCACAATAATCCTGAAAGAAATTTCATCCCAAGTATATCCATAGGAaaagtttattaaattttttcattaaaaaaaagtgttgacCAAATTCATATTCATAACGAACATATCCTTCCAATTTGGAAACACAAGCTTAATATATGTCTGTATCCCACGAGGACAGGACACACACACTCCATGAATCTTCACTGCTGAGAGGGACAATGCTTGTTTTTCATCTTACATTTTGGTCAAGATCATTGTTAGAGAGAGTTTCCCTGCCCACAACCAACCTCTTCCAAAGCTGCGGAGTTTCTCCCCCCGTGACTGCACATGACTGGCAAAGATTTCTGGAAGAGTGAAGTTGTACCTCCGCTGGTTCAGACTGAACACCTAGGTCCATGGCTACATGGTACTCTGGGAACTCGGTGTGTGGGTTcagctgcccagtcatgtccgagtccttgtgaccccacggaccacaggctcctctgtccatggatgctctaggcaagaatactggagtgggcaatcatttcctactccagagggtcttcctgccccaggggtcaaacctgggtctcctgagtctcctgcattggcaggcggattcttcccaTGCGAGCCACTAGGAAAGCGCCTGGGCACAAAGGGGTGATTCCAAGAGACGGCAAGAGGCGCCCCCTTTTCCTGAAGTCACTTGTACAGAGGTATGTATCAAGAGCTAAGACTTGCTGAACACTGAGTCAGCATCTTCTCTGAATGTAATGCTTAAAACAGCTCCTTGACATGGCTGCTACTCTAACCTCTGTTTAAAGGGTGAaggacctgaggctcagagaggcagtgACACTCAAGGACAGCGGACACAGGAAATGCGGTGCTCAGACCGGGTGAGGCGTGAGGACACCTGTCACCAGTGGAGACACCACGGCCGAAGACAGGATGGGAGGGAGCGCTGACGGGAGGGAGACAAACACATCTCTGACATGATCAGAGCATAAAGTGCTGGGGGGGAGATGAGGCTACAGGGTGGGGGGGGGCACGGGGGGACACACTAAGGTATTTGAAATTCATCCTGGAGGCAAGAGGAAACGCTGAAGACTCTGAAAAGGAGACCAGGTGGCTGCACTTGGGTTTCAGAAGGTGGGGAGCGGCGTGGAGAATGAATGATGGGAAGGAGACCAGGGCAGGATGACCAGAGGGAGGCTCCTGCAATGGGGCAAGTGAGAGTCCAGGACTGGGACAGAGAGCGTGGGACGGAAAGGAGGGAGAGCAGCGGCTGCAGAGGTATTTCTGACGTATAATGATATGCCTAATGACTGCTATTACGGGGTGTGCGGGAAGGGATGGATGAGtgacgggggaggggaggggcgctGGAGGGCTGGTGATGCCATGACCGAGACAACACAGCAGAGAATGGGGAGACAGGAGGGGCTGTCTGGAGCTGTGAGAGCTCACAGGCACTGGGCGGGGCCACATGTGGAGCCTCCTTCTGGGAGGCAGCAGCAAACCATGAATTCAGATGAGACCAGCCAAGGGAGGAGACTGCCCAGGCTTGGAGCCTAGGGGGCTgtcagggaggcagggagaacgAGAAGAAGGGTGCTGGCAGCAAAGCGCAGGAAGCTGTGAGGAGCTATCGGACCAGAATTACACTATTACGTGTGGGAGCCATGATGGCGGTGCAGTCCATGCCATGGGGCAGAAACTGGCTCACGGGGGCTGCTGTGGCTTCTGCTGTGACTGTTCCTCTCCCTAAGCAAGGCCCAGCCAAGGCTGTAAAGGCGCTGCCCACTGGCCTTCTGCCATCTCCCGGGTCCTGCTCCTGTCTGGGCCTGGCGCTGCCTACACCAGCTCCCCAGACAGTTACCTTGGCGGCTCTAGTAAATGCTGCGGCGTCGTAGTCCCCGCCCATCCGTAACACATCTTCCGTGCAGTAGTAGAATTCGGAGAAGCCGTAGAACTCGCTGTTCTGGAAGTGAATCGGAGGCTGGTAGACCCCATTGAGGGAGGTTTGCGTCTCGTTTGTTTTGTTCATGAAAGGCTGGATGGTCTCCCGGCATAGGTCAAAGTCCCCTGTCCCCCGCAGGTACAGCGTCTGTCCGTTTTGCTGGATTTCGTCTTTGATGTCCAGGGGTAGGCAGGGGTCCAGGTACGGAGTGTCAGGAGACAGGCCAGTCTGTTTCCCCAGGAGTCTACAGGACCAAGAGAAACTTCATCACAAGACAGAAGACTGTGTGAAGAAGAAAGTGACTGCAAGTCAGTGTTTCCCAAACTCTGTCCCGCGGAACACAAAAGGGTTTCAGGAAAAATCAAGTTAGAAAAACACAGACTTGAGCCCCTCCTAGAGGTTCATAACACACGCCTGAGTACAGCAGACGCCTAAACCAGGGCCAGTGACAGTACGACCTGGTCAGATCTCGGATGCTTTCTGTGCCCTGTGACAGGCTGACGTCCTCGGCCGTTGAGGGCACACAGTTAGTAAGCTCTTCCGTGTCTCCTATTCACTGCGGTCCAACGCCCACTCACTGTGTTATTCCCAGCCCCATTTTGGCCACAAATGCGGgtcattttaattatatatagatGAAATGTGACTGTAAAAAGAAGGCGCTGGTCCTGTGAAAGCTGGATCAGATGCCTTAGAAAAATATGATAAAGGCAAACTGCTAGAAAACTGGTGTCAAATTAGGTGTTagcaagattattttaaaaagcttggAAAAATCAGTAAAAATCTAGACAGAAAATAGTATCAAACTGCTTCACAGATGTCTTTAAGGCCTTGGTATTCTTGAAAGATAGCCAAAACGGTATCAAGAGTGGGTGCTGTGCCTGCCAGAGAGATGACAGATGCAGCCTAAGAAAAGCTTTTAGTCCAGAGCGAAAGACTGGCAACTGAATACACAAGTTAGAACAAAATGCTTGAGGTTGATTCTATTTTTACGATTCTCTGCCCTAACTGAATTTTTTAAGTTAACCAACTGTTGATCCCAACTGCGGCAGTAACAATTTTACTGTACTAtgggctctgagaagtcctgtagAAATCTTAGCATTGCTTACTGAAGCGCTCTACACTTACTGCCTCCCAGTGAAATGTCCAGATCTGTCATCCTACCGTGTGTCTTCACCGCTAAAGAAAAGTTCAAGTTATGTTACTGGTTGacaccaggaaatcccatgggccTAAAAGGTGTTTAAGTATTAGGAGGGCACCTGAATTTGACATTCAGTCACTGAAATTAAGCCAAGTTTTTACCTGACACTCAACTGACCTAAGATCAGGGCAACTCAAAATGGACGTGCATGTAACAAATTAAGGTCTTTgccattaatttaaaatatttgagtaatttaaaaaatcaatcatcATTACTAATGGCAGAGATAAATATGCACTTGAAGGCTCAATTCATGACATATGTAGTAAGTGATGAGTAATATTTATAATGATTATATAAATCTAGGATGAGCTAAATGTGTATTTCATGCTACAGGTTTTACTCGCTCTATATCTAAATTAGGAAGTACCACTCCACGGCCCACTATACAACCTTCTTGACATTAAAACCAATTAGTAAAAATTAGGGCTGCAGAAGAAGGTATTTTCCCAAGTTCTAAATTAAATGtcacttataaaatatttctattttaagactattattaaaaataattttaccaaaGTATgctatgacatttttaaaaagaaactgggaCTACTTACTATCTCTTACCTAACACTATTCAACTAACACCTAGAACAGACAAAGAATAAGTttttactgcttttcctattcACACATGTGAGTTTCTGGAAAATGAGGAGCTAAATGGCTATGATTTGGACTTTCTTAAAAGTTTAGGTCTCCACAGGATTATTAAGATTAAAttgtagtcaatattttataataactataagtggagtataaactttaaaaactgtgaatcactatgttgtacatttgaaacttatataatattgtacatcaactacacctcaacaacaacaaaaaggtcaAATTGATCAAAGAAATACCCTATCATTTAGCTCTATAAATCAGGACTTTTCCCCTCAAAATTGttacatcaaaacaaacaaaacagagcaTAGTAATTAATAACTCTTTACATAAAAGCCCAGATTTCAGAGTTTTTTTAATTCATCCAAAAGGCTTTTCTGTTCTAATGgactaattttaaataaatatttggtatatacttaaacataaaataaacttaaattgATAAGGTGTTTTTGATATTTTCTATACTAGAAATCCTcataaactcatttttaaaagttttactgcTAAAGATGCTTAAAATGACAAACCTTGACTTCTGGATCATTTCTTTCTCATGAACAACTTCCTTCCTATGGTCGTATTTACCACATAACCGCCCAAGCTGCTTCCCACGACATCAGGCCATCTCATAACTCAACGCCACCACGGCATCCTGTGGGCCGCCAGGAAATCCGAGTGGCCCCGGTGCTGAGTTTCCCCAGGACTTGGCAGTCTGGAATAGCACCACCCAGGGCTTAGAAGTATTTAATGTCCTGAGAGTGAGACCTCTGACCCAGCAGTGCAGCCCTGGGTCTGACAGCGAGAGCCCCCttcggagcctggcaggctggggctggaggcaggACCCTGCTGCCCTTGCATTTCTTCCCCAGCTCAGCAGGCTCGGCGGCAAACAGCTAACAGCACTGACATTCTTCTGCTGACTGAGGGCTCCCAGCTTCGCCTGGGTATGTCTTCTATGAAGACAGACCTAGATTTCAAAGTCATGGCTGAGCAGTGGAAGGTGCTTTACCTGTTCTTCTGAACTGTGCTGGCAAATATTCTGTCTTCATACCTCTGTCGAGCGGCATTGCCACCAAACCCAAGAAACGTGGCCACGTAGACACGGTACACATGCTCCGTTTGGTGAATGTCACACCCCAAGTTAAACTCGGCCAGCAGGTTCTTAGCTACTTCTTCCTGCAGACGTAAGGGCCACAAGCTTAAGTATTTTAAGCAAAAAAAGTTACTTCCTTCTAAAAACAGGGATCCTGAAAGAGTCTCATCTAAAAGGGGCAAACATTTTGCTCCTGCATTTCCCAAGGATCCTTCCAAGCATCTTTCCTACTTCAACATGACAACCCTGACTTAAAAAATTTCAGGTGGGCTGCACATCTGTGATACCGAAATGACTTTGTAAAAAGGACGTTAACAGTGTGATCTAGTAAATCTACTTAGGAAATTCTACACTGTGAAAATAATCTTCAACATTGAAGAGTCTCTACACAcaaccatgtcccctgcaattCTGTGACAGAAAAGACTGGATGCCACTTAAATACACAATTCCAGGGAGGGGTGAGTTATTATGGCAGCAGTTTATGGAGGAACATGCTTATGCActgttcaataaaggacaaaacccTGGACAAACAGTATGATTATAAcacccatatttttaaaaactatgaagaagtagaaaaagaatgaaaataaatacaccaaaacactttttttttttggatgatgtATCCATGGGAaatttttattcctgatttttcagtatttttttccaaTCTTGCTTTTCTGAGTTTCTTGCTTTGAGGGGAAAACGTGACTTTTTACCAAGAGTATAATGGTTTCTAGAGGCATGCCTGGATGGGAAGTAGGAAACATAAATTCTAATACTTGAATTTACAGAGCATTTTTCTAAGGTGCTTAATAAACACATCAATAATGTTTGCTGAGCTGACACAAGGTGTCTGGCGGGGTGTTGAATATACTGTATGCACTACCTCAGTTTTGCAGTAACCCTCCGTCAGAGACACTTGCGTCACATTTGGAGAAGGCACTCGCATGAGGCCCCACGATCAGAGGCCAGGGTGACAATGTGGCCCAAGCTCGTCCAGCTCCACTCTTCTCCAACCACTCACTCTGCCCGTCCTAATCCCCAGCTGCATGGAGCAGGGGCAGACACAGAGCAACTCAGGAACCCAGCCGGGCCCCTCCACTCTACACAAGGCTGCCCAGCCTGCTGGGAAGCtggaggcagaggcagggagCAGATAAATGACAGAGTGAGCCACGAGCTGAGAAACCCAGAGCAGTGATCCAAACCTCAGTCTCTACCAGAAAAGTGGGAAACTGCCTGACCACACATCCTTGCCACCCCCACATAAAAGTAATTTTTCCCAATTACAACTTAAGAAATCTGATGCTATCATATTAAGTTTTAGGATACCTGCTGAGAAAAAAAGTGactggaaacagaaataaaaactcaaGTGTGTGGCTGACATATACACCAAAGGAAAATTCTACGTAAGTTCAGAAAACAAACCAGCTGACTTCAATGAACAAACACAAACAGCTTAGTGGAGGTTTGCCTTGGCTTCCTCCCGTCTCCTGTCGCCTGGGTTGAGAAGGCGGGACCCTCGGCAAGCACAGTAAAGATGTGTTCagactcagaaaacaaaacaaaaatggatgGAGACATGTTAaatgaaaaccaaaccaaaaggaaggaaatttgtaCAGATAATAACCTGCTGTGAGGAGGCAAAGCTTACAGTTTTGGGTACTTCGTACGCTATCTGGGTTGACACGCCTCCCATGTCTAGAATACCAGCTGTTCTTTTACGAAGAATGGCTTCGCTGCTCTCGCTACCAGGGATGTTAACTTCCACGACCGCCTCGTCATCTGGAAAGAACAAGAAACATCCAGTGGAACGGAGCAAATGCAGGGAGGCACGATCTTGCAAATAGTCATCCTGCTTTCATGGTGGGATCCAGGGTGTCTAGGAGCCCCAACCTGCTCCTCCCCACTAAGACCAAGCTCCCTCAGTGCCAGCACTGCCTCCCACACTGCTCCTCCGCACCAGCTGTGTCACAAGACTCAGCTCCTTTTCTACACTTTGCACGAAACAGAAGAAGACAGAAGGTTCAGTCAGACACACTCACCGGAAACACAACACTTACCGTCTTCAATATGCTCAAAGCGTCCGAGGACAAAGTTAATGCCAATCCAAGCATAGACACCTAAAGACAGTGTAAGAAGAGTGAAGTCTAAAAGCAGTTTATGTAATTCTGACCACAGCAATCTGGGCAGACATTTATTTTACCCCGACAAGCTGTGAAAACATTATCTGAAGAAATACACTTTTACCGGTGTATTTTATCTTTTCCCAGTGGTTTTCCAAGAACtctcaacttttaattttgtagtttCAAACCATTTGCATGTGTTGAAAATACAATTCCCTAGGCCCTAGTGTTCCTTTGAAATTTGAAGATTGTTTTGAAATAACAGAGTTTTCACTTTGAGGCTAAATCTATCAAGTGCAAGGTTCAAAAAACCAGTGAACTCGGATTCTTCCACTCCTTTCTCCCAAGTTCTCACTCAGCTCCCAGGTCtcactctctttttaaaacattttctacatCCGATCCTCACCTGTTTTCATTATTGCCCTTATTTAATCTGGTAGAGAGATCTAATTGACCTTCTTGTTCCTACTCTCCCATTCCAACTGACATTATTCTCTACTGGACTGATCCACAGAACAAAGTCCAAACTCCAGAGTCCACCAATTCAAGACCCGTccaacttttcaaaactgaataaATTTGACATGTAACACTGTGTAAATTTAAGTGATACAGTGTtactttgatacatttatatatgattGCCTGTGTAGCAATATTATCATCACTCATTACAGTATTACTGTCTCTATTCACTATACCATGCACTAACCCTCTATGGCTTATTTATCCAGTGTTAGAAGTTTCTACCCTTAAACATCACTAATCTTATCTCCTACCCCCATCCCCTGGTAACCAACATTTTACTCTGGTTTCTGACTTCTTCAGATTCTACAAATAAGTGGTATcacacagcatttgtctttctctgacttacctcGCTTAGTATAATGTGCCCAATCCAACCGTGTCAAAAATAACAGGCTACCCTTTCTCCTCTCTCATGGTCACATAAGATCTCACTATGTCTATGCACCACATCTTTAATGTGTCTGTTGATGAACACCTGAGTTGTtgctgtatcttggctattgtgaataacactTCAATAAACATGGGAGTACATGTATCTTGTCagaattctattttcatttcctttgggcatatacccagaaataTAAATGCTGTGTCACATGGTACCCCTAATttcactgaaagtgaagtgaaagtgaagagtcagtcgtctccgactttttgggaccccatggactgtagtccaccaggctcctccatccatggaatcttctaggtaagagtactggagtgggctgccatttccttctacaggggatctacctgactcagccggtaaagcgtctgcctgcaatgcgggagacccgggttcgatccccaggtcaagaAGATTTTGCCTTAACTAACTGCTCTAGCTGGGACTTTCAATATTGTATTGAATAGGAGTAagaagagtgggcatccttgtcttactCTTGATCtttgaggaaatgctttcagtttttctccaTTGAGTATAATGCTAGCTCTGAgtctgtcatatatggcctttattatgctgaggtctGTTCCTTCTATACCCAATTTAttaagggtcttttttttttaatcatgaaaggatatactttgtcaaatgctttttctgcatctattgagatgaagTGATTTTCATCTTTCACTTTACTGATGTACTATATTTATTGATCTGCATATTTTCCATCATACTTGTATCCCagggataaatcctacttggtcATACTGTGTAATCCTTCTAAGGGGTTCTTTTTCAAAAACGtaattttattcatgtatttatttaggctgtgctggaCCCTCactgcttctctctagttgcttctctctagttgcagtgagccggGAACGCTCTCTAGCTgaggttcatgggcttctcactgtggtggcctctcctgcaggaggcacaggctccagggcgtgCGGGCTTTGGTAGTTGCGgcttccaggctccagagcacaggctcagcagttgtggtacacagACGTGTGGGAtctgacatgtgggatcttcccggacaagggatggaacccgttgtctcctgcactggcaggtccattctttaccactgaaccaccagggaagccctgaggtgCTCCTGAATGTATCTGGAAAAGCCTTTCCTTCTCTTCATATCTGAAGGAGAATTTTACTGGATAGAGCATTTTTGTCTGGCAGGCTTATCTTTCAATACTTTGAGTATGTCATTCCACTCCTTGGCCTCTGTAGAGTTTTCCTAGAAAAATCTGGTGACAGTCTAAAGTAGGTTTCTTTGTAGATTACTGTCTTTTTTCCCTGGCTgcctttaaaacttttttcatcacacttttgacagttttaatatgtgtcttgaaGGTCTTTTGTGTTGAAATAACAGTGTTTCCATTAGCTCTGTGGACTGTATATCCAGCTTCTTCCTCAGGTTTCGGAAATTCTCAGCTCTTATTTCTCTGAATGCTCTctgctcccttctctctctcttctccttctaggaTATCCATGAGTCTTATGGTGGCTTTCCTAATGAAGTCTGATAGTTAAGGGgttcttcacttttaaaaaaatcttagttttctcctcttccacctgaAACATTTCTATATTCTTACCCATGAGTTCATTTACTCTCTGTTCCATCTGATGTGCCTGACTTCCAATGCTTTCTAATGCATTCATCTCACTGACTGAGtgcttcagctccagaatttgttTGGTTCTTTCTCAGAATTTTAACCTCTTTGgtaaattattttgttaattttattcctgAGACCATTGTACGgtctttctgagttttcttgtaGCTCGATGAATTTCTTCCTAGcagctattttgaattctttcatcAGCCAGACTGCAATAGTCCATGTCTCTAAATTTAGTTGCtggaaaactgtttttttttcttcttgtgataTCACATTACTTGATTTTCACAGTGTTTGATGCAAAGTATCTCCGTCACAGCATTTGAAGTAGTGAATGACTTTCTTATATAAGTAAAGCTTTGTTTACGTTCATTCTAACAATTCAACACATTGGTAATTTGAAGCCTTTGTTTTCTACAAGGTGGCGCTACAGCACAGCTTTTGGTTTCTCTTACCTTAGTTGCCTCATCACTAAGGCTGGGAGCATGAACATAAAAAACAGCCagtggagagggaaaaaaaatggatggTGACACAGCTGGGGAGATGTATGCTTCACACATGGGGCTTTGGGTGTGTTAAAGAGAACAGGGTTCTTGAGTGGGGAAGGACACCCCCAGAGGTCCGTGGGCTGTCTTCTTGCAAGAATCCCACAGCAGACAGCAAGAAACTGGTCCCTTcagttctttctgtcttcttctcctttctttctctgctcaCAGTAGCTGTGGTCTCTCCAGCTGTACTACTCTCAGTCAGGTTAATTCACCACATCCCAACTCATCACCTTCACCCTCCACCTCTGCCAGAAAGGTCGTGCTGGCCCAGGGccactcctgctgctgctgcctctgcAGACCCCTCTGGGGTCCAATCCACCCACTTTCTTGGGCACAGATGAACTGATCTCTGGAGTGTCCTGGTGTGCTATGCACAGGCACTTTTTTCCGGCTATGGATGTCCGATTAGTTGCAAAtcaaaggggagagagaaaaggaaccaCGTACGCCACCATGATGCTGATATCACCAAGACCTGTCTAATCTATAACATTACCATGACCTTTCAAAAGGGCCACCATCCCATCagattaaagtatttttattcctCTGTCCAGGGTGCAGCTTTTCTGACCTGCATTGACTTAAATCATTTTTTCTGCCTAGAATGAGCTTCCTATCCCTCTCTCAGAGCCCTAGCCTTACCGGGCTTTGGCACGCTGTGTTTATAATTATCCCTTGATGCTCagttcaaatgtcactttctccaTGATGCTTttagctaggaaaaaaaaaagtctccttccTTTCAATTCCCATGGTAGTATTTCCTTACTTCTGTACGGCATATAAAACTGCCTTACATAAGTAGCTGTTTACCTCACTTGTCTATAAACAGTTCAATGGCAGTATGTGAATTTCACCTAATT
This portion of the Muntiacus reevesi chromosome 10, mMunRee1.1, whole genome shotgun sequence genome encodes:
- the ENTPD4 gene encoding ectonucleoside triphosphate diphosphohydrolase 4 isoform X1 → MGRIGISCLFPASWHFSISPVGCPRILNTNLRQIIVISLLAAAVSLLYFSVVIIRNKYGRLSKDKKFQRYLARVTDVEATDTNNPNVNYGIVVDCGSSGSRIFVYCWPRHNGNPHDLLDIRQMRDKNRKPVVMKIKPGISEFATSPEKVSDYISPLLNFAAEHVPRAKHKETPLYILCTAGMRILPESQQKAILEDLLTDIPVHFDFLFSDSHAEVISGKQEGVYAWIGINFVLGRFEHIEDDDEAVVEVNIPGSESSEAILRKRTAGILDMGGVSTQIAYEVPKTVSFASSQQEEVAKNLLAEFNLGCDIHQTEHVYRVYVATFLGFGGNAARQRYEDRIFASTVQKNRLLGKQTGLSPDTPYLDPCLPLDIKDEIQQNGQTLYLRGTGDFDLCRETIQPFMNKTNETQTSLNGVYQPPIHFQNSEFYGFSEFYYCTEDVLRMGGDYDAAAFTRAAKDYCATKWSILRERFDRGLYASHADLHRLKYQCFKSAWMFEVFHSGFSFPVNYRSLKTALQVYDKEVQWTLGAILYRTRFLPLRDIQQEAFRASHAHWRGFSFVYNHYLFSGCFLVVLLAILLYLLRLRRIHRRAPRSGSAAAVWLEEGLPSQKIAGTL
- the ENTPD4 gene encoding ectonucleoside triphosphate diphosphohydrolase 4 isoform X2, whose protein sequence is MGRIGISCLFPASWHFSISPVGCPRILNTNLRQIIVISLLAAAVSLLYFSVVIIRNKYGRLSKDKKFQRYLARVTDVEATDTNNPNVNYGIVVDCGSSGSRIFVYCWPRHNGNPHDLLDIRQMRDKNRKPVVMKIKPGISEFATSPEKVSDYISPLLNFAAEHVPRAKHKETPLYILCTAGMRILPESQQKAILEDLLTDIPVHFDFLFSDSHAEVISGKQEGVYAWIGINFVLGRFEHIEDDDEAVVEVNIPGSESSEAILRKRTAGILDMGGVSTQIAYEVPKTEEVAKNLLAEFNLGCDIHQTEHVYRVYVATFLGFGGNAARQRYEDRIFASTVQKNRLLGKQTGLSPDTPYLDPCLPLDIKDEIQQNGQTLYLRGTGDFDLCRETIQPFMNKTNETQTSLNGVYQPPIHFQNSEFYGFSEFYYCTEDVLRMGGDYDAAAFTRAAKDYCATKWSILRERFDRGLYASHADLHRLKYQCFKSAWMFEVFHSGFSFPVNYRSLKTALQVYDKEVQWTLGAILYRTRFLPLRDIQQEAFRASHAHWRGFSFVYNHYLFSGCFLVVLLAILLYLLRLRRIHRRAPRSGSAAAVWLEEGLPSQKIAGTL